Proteins encoded by one window of Acyrthosiphon pisum isolate AL4f unplaced genomic scaffold, pea_aphid_22Mar2018_4r6ur Scaffold_21385;HRSCAF=23843, whole genome shotgun sequence:
- the LOC103308800 gene encoding uncharacterized protein LOC103308800: MSATINVKRKRKRVKVECLECGSTFDDDFKKKHEEKLHNGKRINVKQVGAPKNPFESAAKTSRLLSKQIKLHNMIPSSSTQTICNVIQTEAKPEGITESVLDKTEAKPEGITESVLDETEAKPEGITESVLDEVTSTCFSTQSVPTKDSTNVVDHDKMDVNWLLCAGQLENIFADLTECGIVLSKLKTEVLPNPIKFILESVQIISRIKSKSKDFLKNANIVLEQFSEGTSTSLSNNIIDEFINHDPGGRGPIISTSQRQYLIALGPHQPKLTRYPINPNINKCKQHSFSSKWYNEYPLIEYSILKDSVYCFVCSLFPHGPDKLYSNAAWISTGVNQWHKMKSCGAKKLGKLEQHFSSTSHKACLSDYYQFMTNSNHIDIILNRTNRKEAIQLEQEKDFNKSIVIMLFDIARTLARQGLAFRGDGDESGGNFMQLVKLLSRHNPLMDRWIKETSKRSYKVHYLGPRSQNEFIELLANETRKIIVDEVKEAIIYSVSADTTPDITHEDRLAVCTRYVNNQGKAVERLLEISKGTDKTGLGTAKQIINILENNSLNPGLITFQSYDFASNMSGKFNGAHVKLSELTGHRIPFIPCQAHRLNTFLEHSCDASTIIANMVDTLENLYVFFSASSKRYGLLNIKLSETENALQLRNLSKTRWTARAESVKAVWGSLEAIIKSLDEICTDNGHFDKLTRSKALGLQKQLLSFDFIVSIVFMKNIMYKLKCLTETLETKHLCIIDAIALIDSTIKMMTEIKSDDQAINNLIDSVLSFATLLGTNPESYFKTHHRRRLCPKRIDSRPSTEVEFTIHLFYRREFKLVLDTLITLSNSNLKQCISSVQPLFQLFSQPLDKSNITFENITNSLSLFPVDSTGSNLKDLDLVQTQLEILFNMLQDDSKNFESLMEKSEEVKHILPCANLLCRLALTSPVTVASNERTFSKLKLVKTFLRSTMNDDRLNSLVILGIEKDIVDQLNINKLAQQWSNLKERRIQI, translated from the exons atgagtGCCACAATTAATGTTAAACGTAAGAGAAAACGTGTAAAAGTCGAGTGCTTAGAATGTGGCAGTACATTTGACGATGATTTTAAGAAAAAGCACGAAGAGAAGTTACATAATGGTAAACGGATAAATGTGAAACAAGTTGGCGCTCCTAAAAACCCATTCGAAAGTGCGGCTAAAACTTCACGACTTTTATCCAAACAGATTAAACTGCATAATATGATTCCG tcaaGTTCAACTCAAACAATATGTAATGTTATCCAAACTGAAGCTAAACCTGAAGGAATAACAGAATCTGTATTAGACAAG ACTGAAGCAAAACCTGAAGGAATAACAGAATCTGTATTAGACGAG ACTGAAGCAAAACCTGAAGGAATAACAGAATCTGTATTAGACGAG gtCACTTCAACATGTTTTTCAACTCAATCAGTCCCTACAAAAGATTCAACGAATGTGGTTGACCATGATAAAATGGATGTAAATTGGTTGTTATGTGCTGGTcagttagaaaatatttttgcagaTTTAACTGAATGTGGTATCGTTTTATCTAAACTAAAAACTGAAGTATTACCAAATCCAATTAAATTCATACTAGAAAGTGTCCAGATTATTAGTAGAATAAAATCTAAGtctaaagattttttaaaaaatgcaaatattgtTTTGGAACAATTTTCAGAAGGTACTTCAACTTCattgtcaaataatattattgatgaatttataAACCATGATCCAGGTGGTCGTGGGCCAATTATTTCAACATCACAACGCCAATATCTTATAGCTTTAGGGCCACATCAGCCTAAACTAACTAGATATCCCATAAATCCtaacattaataaatgtaaacagcACAGTTTTAGTTCTAAATGGTATAATGAATATCCATTGATAGAATATAGTATTTTGAAGGATTCTGTATACTGTTTTGTATGTTCACTGTTTCCACATGGTCCTGATAAATTGTATTCTAATGCAGCATGGATTTCAACTGGAGTTAATCAGTGGCATAAAATGAAGAGTTGTGGTGCTAAAAAGTTGGGAAAACTTGAGCAACATTTTTCTTCTACTTCACATAAGGCATGTTTAAGCGACTACTATCAATTCATGACTAATTCAAATCAcattgatataattttgaacAGAACTAATAGAAAAGAAGCAATACAATTAGAGCAAGAAAAAGATTTTAACAAgagtattgttattatgttatttgataTTGCTCGAACATTAGCTCGACAAGGTTTAGCATTTAGAGGTGATGGCGATGAAAGTGGTGGCAATTTTATgcaattagttaaattattgtctAGACATAACCCATTAATGGATCGTTGGATTAAGGAGACTTCTAAACGTTCATATAAAGTTCATTATTTAGGACCGAGATCACAAAATGAATTCATTGAATTATTGGCTAATGAAACacgtaaaataattgtagatgAAGTAAAAGAAGCAATCATTTATTCTGTGTCAGCTGACACAACTCCAGATATCACACATGAGGATCGTTTAGCTGTATGTACAAGGTATGTCAATAATCAAGGTAAGGCTGTTGAACGACTTTTAGAGATTTCTAAAGGAACCGATAAGACTGGTTTAGGTACAGCTAAACAAATCATTAATATCTTAGAAAATAACTCGTTGAATCCAGGGTTAATAACTTTCCAATCATATGACTTTGCTAGCAATATGTCTGGAAAATTTAATGGAGCCCATGTGAAACTTTCAGAACTGACTGGTCATCGAATTCCGTTTATACCTTGTCAAGCTCACAGGCTTAATACTTTTTTAGAGCATAGTTGTGATGCAAGTACAATTATTGCAAACATGGTTGATACTTTAGAAAATctctatgtatttttttctgcaAGTAGCAAGAGGTATggtttacttaatataaaattatctgaaACTGAAAATGCCTTACAGCTAagaaatttatcaaaaacacGGTGGACAGCAAGAGCAGAAAGTGTTAAAGCTGTATGGGGCTCATTAGAAGCTATTATCAAAAGTCTTGATGAAATATGTACCGATAACGGACATTTTGACAAATTAACAAGATCCAAAGCACTTGGTCTTCAAAAACAATTACTCTCATTTGATTTTATTGTCTCTatagtttttatgaaaaatattatgtacaaattaaaatgtcttacTGAAACTCTTGAAACtaaacatttatgtataattgatGCTATAGCTTTAATTGATAGTACTATTAAAATGATGACTGAGATAAAATCTGATGATCaagctataaataatttaattgacagCGTTTTATCTTTTGCAACCTTACTTGGAACAAACcctgaaagttattttaaaacacatCATCGTAGAAGACTATGTCCAAAACGAATCGACTCAAGACCATCAACTGAGGttgaatttactatacatttattttaccgaAGAGAATTTAAATTAGTTCTTGATACACTGATCACATTATCAAATAGCAACTTAAAACAATGTATTTCTTCTGTTCAGCCATTGTTCCAATTATTTTCACAACCTTtagataaatcaaatattacttttgaaaatattacaaattctcTCTCTTTATTTCCAGTAGATAGTACAGGCTCTAATCTAAAAGATCTAGATTTAGTCCAAACTCAACTAGAGATTTTATTTAACATGTTACAAGatgattcaaaaaattttgaatccTTAATGGAAAAGTCTGAAGAAGTCAAACATATTTTACCGTGTGCTAATTTATTATGTCGTTTGGCGTTAACTTCTCCAGTGACTGTTGCCTCAAATGAGAGGACAttcagtaaattaaaattagtgaaGACATTTCTTAGATCGACAATGAATGATGACCGGTTAAATTCTTTAGTAATATTAGGAATAGAGAAAGATATTGTAGACCAAttgaatattaacaaattagcACAACAATGGTCAAATTTAAAAGAACgtagaatacaaatttaa